A stretch of Myxococcus hansupus DNA encodes these proteins:
- a CDS encoding Stp1/IreP family PP2C-type Ser/Thr phosphatase, which produces MFAVALTTEAFGLTDVGRRRQHNEDAMLVDASLGLYVVADGMGGHAAGEVASNRATEVVKQHISSNRHLLKDLGNNPTPDSRSAAAALIEVAVQRACADIYRTAMSDATKRGMGTTFVCLAVGGNKGVIGHVGDSRVYLVRHGQCHRLTEDHTLVAAQLKAGTITKDQAATSQYRNVITRAVGIQESVQVDTLIVDLVPGDMFILCSDGLHGYVEDEEVLSVIAGIAPADLPKRFIDIANERGGKDNITAVVVKVAGEGASVSEESSEAQSRMEALRKIPLFRHLTYKEQTAVLSIATTRTYPAGREIVVEGQPGEELFVVIRGRVAIEKNGVEIAELRAGGHFGEMGLIDNAPRSATVRATEPTRTMVISRPDLMGLMKRESILAVKMLWSFVQVLSDRLRATNSELSEARQELAVAQAIAPFAEE; this is translated from the coding sequence GTGTTCGCGGTGGCCTTGACCACAGAAGCTTTTGGACTGACCGACGTCGGCCGCAGGCGGCAGCACAATGAAGACGCGATGTTGGTGGACGCGTCGCTCGGGCTCTACGTGGTCGCGGACGGAATGGGCGGGCACGCGGCCGGCGAGGTCGCGAGCAATCGCGCCACGGAGGTCGTCAAGCAGCACATCTCCTCCAACCGCCACCTGCTGAAGGATTTGGGCAACAACCCGACGCCGGACAGCCGCTCCGCCGCGGCGGCGCTCATCGAAGTCGCGGTCCAACGCGCGTGCGCGGACATCTACCGGACGGCGATGTCGGACGCGACCAAGCGCGGCATGGGCACCACGTTCGTGTGCCTCGCGGTGGGCGGCAACAAGGGCGTCATTGGCCACGTGGGTGACAGCCGCGTCTACCTGGTGCGGCATGGCCAGTGTCACCGGCTGACCGAGGACCACACCCTGGTGGCCGCGCAGCTCAAGGCCGGCACGATTACCAAGGACCAGGCCGCCACCTCGCAGTACCGCAACGTGATTACGCGCGCGGTGGGCATCCAGGAGTCCGTCCAGGTCGACACGCTCATCGTGGACCTGGTGCCCGGCGACATGTTCATCCTCTGCTCGGACGGCCTGCACGGCTACGTCGAGGACGAGGAGGTCCTGTCGGTCATCGCGGGCATCGCGCCGGCGGACCTGCCCAAGCGCTTCATCGACATCGCCAACGAGCGCGGCGGCAAGGACAACATCACCGCGGTGGTGGTGAAGGTCGCAGGCGAGGGCGCGTCCGTCAGCGAGGAGTCGAGCGAGGCGCAGTCGCGCATGGAGGCGCTGCGCAAGATTCCGCTCTTCCGCCACCTCACGTACAAGGAGCAGACGGCGGTGTTGTCCATCGCCACCACGCGCACGTATCCCGCGGGCCGCGAAATCGTGGTGGAGGGGCAGCCGGGCGAGGAGCTCTTCGTCGTCATCCGGGGCCGGGTCGCCATCGAGAAGAACGGCGTGGAGATCGCCGAGCTCCGCGCGGGCGGTCACTTTGGAGAGATGGGCCTCATCGACAACGCGCCGCGCTCGGCGACGGTGCGGGCCACGGAGCCCACGCGCACCATGGTCATCTCCCGGCCCGACCTGATGGGGCTGATGAAGCGCGAGTCCATCCTCGCGGTGAAGATGCTCTGGAGCTTCGTGCAGGTGCTCAGTGACCGGCTGCGCGCCACCAACTCCGAGCTGAGCGAGGCCCGGCAGGAACTGGCGGTGGCGCAAGCCATCGCGCCCTTCGCCGAGGAGTAG
- a CDS encoding carboxypeptidase regulatory-like domain-containing protein, giving the protein MRKWTVIGVLAALLVAGVVWLWLGAGSTPGGPETHAVTARALPDFSAVDVSSSDGEGLSLTGRVLDASGRPVSGAEVFLAASAERTLLGLRCDECGQALLSCPARETALHALAFFEQQQGFLTPRATVSTDADGRFRFERLAGVSFNVWARAPGLGVALRERAAPGDPVELYLPPLRSIRGQVVDEAGRPLGGARVHVMSRRIPLPFETTSGPDGVFNLSGLGEGPFYVLATSEGYLPAVEPQVEAGPQPVRLRLTPARTLEVRVTRDGAPASAMVRLRADHLSRELRTDGAPLHFTGLYPDSLVVTAEAKNLASVPRTVVLEDSVTRVTLELEEAGTLLVTVVDEDGQPVPEPELQLRMPAGELIRGERGGTGALMTFGPLAVGDYVLAGRAEGFRDTQLPARVKPGETQLELEMERATVISGQVLDVYGRPAPGVSVLVQPTGASVIADGEGRFTAPVPTPGLYELHAHHSEWGGGQLPVTAPATGVELALEPRASVEVTVSAEGRRVEGADVVLWVEQEGIFRSDRPSGSDGMVPMRGMPAGTYSMMASHPDYQPSERREVTLADGQTLKLEAELKPGAPLSGEVVDGQNAPVAGATLVVVPRGADPVQSDASGRFEFRSLRPGRGYRLEVRHTGYDQVERAEGTAGGPPVRVVLKKRDVFRGRVVGDDGAPVRRFRVDEHDVNAPDGRFELPLPSAGGRVIASVDATGYEPLMVDKPASPDLGDLVLEKLPSVSGRVINEGGGPVPDAVVTCDVCDGSVLSGPDGSFTLASPPYVTRYSVSARKGRLSASQSLERDARGPVELKLRQATRLSGKVYRQDGSPAAGFEVEAVNADRSETLSIVTGPDGGYSVEVSPGNYRFALGAQREFSGEPALVVQVGGSDMHLDLGPGPGSASLTVQLKPERGRALWVVAGELGAVGNPPSVALMRSRWAQLVYQPRTEQVRLSGLSPGRYTLVWGNFHVETPEGPEVRVVDVPASSEVLMGR; this is encoded by the coding sequence ATGCGCAAATGGACAGTCATAGGCGTATTGGCGGCCCTGCTGGTGGCGGGGGTGGTGTGGCTATGGCTCGGCGCGGGTTCGACGCCGGGTGGGCCGGAGACCCACGCTGTCACCGCCAGGGCGCTGCCTGACTTCTCCGCGGTGGACGTTTCGTCCTCCGACGGAGAGGGGCTCTCGCTCACGGGCCGGGTCCTCGATGCGTCGGGCCGGCCGGTTTCGGGGGCCGAGGTCTTCCTGGCCGCCAGCGCCGAACGGACGCTGCTCGGTTTGCGCTGCGACGAATGTGGCCAGGCGCTGCTGTCCTGTCCGGCGCGCGAGACGGCGCTGCACGCGCTGGCGTTCTTCGAACAGCAGCAGGGCTTTCTGACGCCGCGGGCCACCGTCTCCACGGACGCGGACGGGCGCTTCCGCTTCGAGCGCCTCGCGGGCGTGTCCTTCAATGTCTGGGCCCGCGCTCCGGGCCTGGGCGTCGCGCTGCGGGAGCGGGCGGCGCCAGGAGACCCGGTGGAGCTGTACCTGCCACCGCTGCGCAGCATTCGAGGGCAGGTGGTGGACGAGGCCGGGCGCCCCCTGGGCGGCGCTCGCGTCCACGTGATGTCGCGTCGGATTCCGCTGCCCTTCGAGACCACGAGCGGGCCGGATGGCGTGTTCAACCTGTCGGGGCTGGGGGAAGGGCCGTTCTACGTGCTGGCCACGTCGGAGGGCTATCTGCCCGCGGTGGAGCCCCAGGTGGAGGCCGGTCCTCAGCCCGTGCGCCTGCGGCTGACTCCGGCGCGCACGCTGGAGGTGCGCGTCACCCGCGATGGTGCGCCCGCGTCCGCGATGGTGCGCCTGCGCGCGGACCACCTGTCGCGCGAGCTGCGCACGGACGGCGCGCCGCTGCACTTCACGGGCTTGTACCCGGATTCGCTGGTGGTGACGGCCGAGGCGAAGAACCTGGCGTCCGTGCCGCGCACCGTGGTGCTGGAGGACTCGGTCACCCGCGTCACGCTGGAGTTGGAGGAGGCGGGCACGCTCCTCGTCACGGTGGTGGACGAGGACGGTCAGCCGGTGCCGGAGCCCGAGCTGCAACTGCGCATGCCGGCGGGCGAGCTCATCCGCGGTGAGCGCGGCGGCACGGGCGCGCTGATGACGTTCGGGCCGCTCGCGGTGGGCGACTACGTGCTCGCGGGGCGCGCGGAGGGCTTCCGGGATACGCAGCTTCCCGCGCGCGTGAAGCCGGGCGAGACGCAGCTCGAGCTGGAGATGGAGCGCGCCACGGTCATCAGCGGCCAGGTGCTGGACGTGTATGGCCGGCCCGCGCCGGGCGTGTCCGTGCTGGTCCAGCCCACCGGCGCCTCCGTGATTGCGGATGGAGAAGGCCGCTTCACGGCGCCGGTGCCCACGCCCGGATTGTACGAACTGCACGCGCACCATTCGGAGTGGGGCGGTGGCCAGCTTCCGGTGACGGCGCCCGCCACCGGTGTGGAGCTGGCGCTGGAGCCTCGGGCCTCCGTGGAGGTGACGGTGTCCGCCGAGGGCCGGCGCGTGGAAGGCGCGGACGTGGTGTTGTGGGTGGAGCAGGAAGGCATCTTCCGCAGCGACCGGCCGTCTGGCTCGGACGGCATGGTTCCCATGCGGGGCATGCCCGCGGGCACGTATTCGATGATGGCCTCGCATCCGGACTACCAGCCGTCGGAGCGCAGGGAGGTGACGCTGGCGGACGGGCAGACGCTGAAGCTGGAGGCGGAGCTGAAGCCCGGGGCACCGCTGAGCGGTGAGGTGGTGGACGGCCAGAACGCGCCGGTGGCGGGTGCCACGCTGGTGGTGGTGCCGCGGGGCGCGGACCCGGTGCAGTCCGACGCCAGCGGCCGTTTCGAGTTCCGCTCGCTGCGCCCGGGCCGGGGCTACCGCCTGGAGGTCCGGCATACGGGGTACGACCAGGTGGAGCGCGCCGAGGGCACGGCGGGGGGCCCCCCGGTCCGCGTGGTGCTCAAGAAGCGCGACGTCTTCCGGGGCCGGGTCGTCGGCGATGACGGCGCGCCCGTGCGGCGCTTCCGCGTGGACGAGCACGACGTGAATGCCCCGGATGGCCGGTTCGAGCTCCCACTGCCCTCCGCTGGAGGCCGCGTCATCGCCTCGGTGGATGCGACGGGCTACGAGCCGCTGATGGTGGACAAGCCCGCCTCTCCAGACCTGGGCGACCTGGTGTTGGAGAAGCTGCCCAGCGTCTCGGGGAGGGTGATCAACGAGGGGGGCGGTCCCGTTCCGGATGCCGTGGTGACGTGCGACGTCTGTGATGGCTCCGTGCTCTCCGGACCGGATGGGAGCTTCACCCTTGCCAGTCCGCCCTATGTGACGCGCTATTCGGTCTCCGCCCGGAAGGGCCGGCTGAGCGCCTCGCAGAGCCTGGAGCGCGACGCCCGCGGGCCCGTGGAGCTGAAGCTGCGGCAGGCGACGCGCCTGAGCGGCAAGGTGTACCGCCAGGATGGCAGCCCCGCGGCGGGCTTCGAGGTCGAGGCCGTCAACGCGGACCGCAGCGAGACGCTCTCCATCGTCACCGGACCGGACGGCGGCTACAGCGTGGAGGTGTCGCCGGGCAACTACCGCTTCGCGTTGGGCGCGCAGCGGGAGTTCTCCGGCGAGCCCGCGCTGGTGGTGCAGGTGGGCGGTTCGGACATGCACCTGGACCTGGGGCCTGGACCGGGCAGCGCGTCGCTCACCGTTCAGTTGAAGCCGGAGCGCGGACGGGCCCTGTGGGTGGTGGCGGGCGAGCTGGGCGCGGTGGGCAACCCGCCGTCCGTGGCGTTGATGCGCTCGCGGTGGGCGCAGCTCGTCTACCAGCCTCGGACGGAGCAGGTCCGGCTCAGCGGCCTGTCTCCTGGGCGCTACACCCTGGTGTGGGGGAACTTCCACGTGGAGACGCCGGAGGGGCCGGAGGTGCGCGTCGTGGACGTGCCCGCGAGCAGCGAAGTGCTGATGGGCCGCTGA
- the coaBC gene encoding bifunctional phosphopantothenoylcysteine decarboxylase/phosphopantothenate--cysteine ligase CoaBC — protein MDVTALRGRRVVVGVGGGIAAYKACELVRELSRAGAEVRVAMTEAARQFVTPLTFQALSGHPVLTDYFDPAQEGNFGHLDLARWAEAFVIAPATADLLARIRAGMGNDAVTTSLLAFRGPVVLSPAMNVAMWDNPMTQENLAALLRYPRFTRVGPGAGLLACGDVGEGRLADVPAIVDAVAARFGAGPLAGKRVLLTAGPTREFLDPVRFISNPSTGKMGMALAHAARSLGAEVTVVLGPVGTVERGGLDIVDVVSADDMAREVLARVGNADAFIATAAVSDWRPETRAPQKVKKGAAGTPEALTLVRTPDVLAEASRKVAAQAKRPVLVGFAAETERVLEHARDKLERKGLDAIVANDVTAPGAGFGTDTNQVTVLTRAGAQRELQGSKHEVARAILEFLLVSAPSRANG, from the coding sequence ATGGACGTGACGGCACTGAGAGGCCGCCGAGTGGTTGTCGGCGTAGGCGGTGGCATCGCGGCATACAAGGCCTGCGAGTTGGTGCGGGAGTTGTCGCGCGCCGGGGCCGAGGTCCGGGTGGCCATGACGGAGGCCGCGCGCCAGTTCGTCACCCCGCTGACCTTCCAGGCGCTCAGCGGCCATCCCGTGCTCACGGACTACTTCGACCCCGCCCAGGAGGGGAACTTCGGCCACCTGGACCTGGCGCGTTGGGCCGAAGCCTTCGTCATCGCTCCGGCCACGGCGGACCTGCTGGCGCGCATCCGCGCGGGCATGGGGAACGACGCGGTGACGACGTCACTGCTCGCCTTCCGGGGCCCGGTGGTGCTGTCTCCCGCGATGAACGTGGCGATGTGGGACAACCCGATGACGCAGGAGAACCTGGCGGCGCTCCTGCGCTACCCCCGTTTCACGCGGGTGGGGCCGGGCGCGGGCCTGCTGGCGTGCGGCGACGTGGGCGAAGGGCGGCTGGCGGACGTGCCCGCCATCGTCGATGCCGTCGCGGCGCGTTTCGGGGCCGGGCCCCTGGCCGGGAAGCGGGTGCTGCTGACGGCGGGCCCCACGCGTGAGTTCCTGGACCCGGTGCGGTTCATCTCCAATCCCTCCACGGGGAAGATGGGCATGGCCCTGGCGCACGCGGCGCGGAGCCTGGGCGCGGAGGTGACGGTGGTCCTCGGCCCCGTGGGCACCGTGGAGCGCGGCGGTCTGGACATCGTGGACGTGGTGAGCGCGGACGACATGGCGCGCGAAGTGCTGGCGCGCGTGGGCAACGCGGACGCATTCATCGCCACGGCGGCGGTGAGTGATTGGCGGCCGGAGACACGGGCCCCGCAGAAGGTGAAGAAGGGCGCGGCCGGAACGCCCGAGGCGTTGACGCTCGTGCGCACGCCGGACGTGCTCGCCGAGGCGTCGCGGAAGGTCGCCGCTCAGGCGAAGCGGCCGGTGCTGGTGGGCTTCGCGGCGGAGACGGAGCGGGTGCTGGAGCACGCGCGCGACAAGCTGGAGCGCAAGGGCCTGGACGCCATCGTCGCCAACGACGTGACGGCGCCGGGCGCGGGCTTCGGCACCGACACCAACCAGGTGACGGTGCTCACGCGCGCCGGGGCGCAGCGTGAACTCCAGGGCTCCAAGCACGAGGTGGCGCGCGCCATCCTCGAGTTCCTGCTGGTGTCCGCGCCGTCACGGGCGAACGGCTAG
- a CDS encoding PaaI family thioesterase — MEAQNPDYLQDTEAVFTMARFVVDLGIEPTAIRPGEVEARLRVQPRHLQQDGVIHAGVQATLADHTAGAAAYTVLRKGQRALSTSFTVHLLQTASGEELRCKARVLRAGRRLIVTESEVHAVQEGTPRLVSKTTVTLAVMDPR; from the coding sequence ATGGAAGCCCAGAACCCGGATTACCTTCAGGACACGGAGGCCGTGTTCACCATGGCGCGCTTCGTCGTGGACCTGGGCATCGAGCCCACGGCCATCCGTCCCGGTGAAGTCGAGGCCCGGCTGAGGGTCCAGCCCCGCCACCTCCAGCAGGACGGCGTCATCCATGCGGGCGTCCAGGCGACGCTCGCGGACCACACGGCGGGGGCCGCCGCCTACACCGTCCTGCGAAAGGGGCAACGGGCGCTGTCCACCAGCTTCACCGTCCACCTGCTCCAGACGGCCTCCGGCGAGGAGCTGCGCTGCAAGGCCCGGGTGCTGCGCGCCGGGCGTCGGCTCATCGTCACGGAGTCCGAGGTCCACGCCGTCCAGGAGGGCACGCCGCGCCTCGTTTCGAAGACCACCGTCACCCTCGCGGTGATGGACCCGCGCTAG
- a CDS encoding uracil-DNA glycosylase — MNENTPDASQDLSALLDDVRRHLLWQEEAAGRVLMIDAKAALELQRSGPSLRERFARTHGAPDAAPAPQAPRAEPPPPRMPTVPEARPAGWERPVAAPQAGQGATVPARMPPPAEARPPVSRPLAAGMLVDAPPRQSPPTSGPPPGASSGERPTLDEIRRDLGDCRRCKLCTGRKNLVFGSGNPRAELVFVGEGPGENEDLQGVPFVGAAGELLTKMIGAMGYRRDDVYICNVVKCRPPGNRNPEPEEIAACEPFLRAQLAAIQPKVVVALGKFAAQTLLRDSTAITRLRGNWRTYEGIQLMPTFHPAYLLRSPAEKRKAWEDLQAVMKVLGKQPGSRA, encoded by the coding sequence GTGAATGAAAACACGCCCGATGCCTCGCAGGACCTGAGCGCCCTGCTGGACGATGTGCGCCGCCATCTGCTCTGGCAGGAGGAGGCCGCCGGCCGGGTGCTGATGATTGACGCCAAGGCGGCGCTGGAGCTCCAGCGCTCGGGCCCGTCGCTGAGGGAGCGCTTCGCCCGGACCCACGGTGCGCCGGACGCCGCGCCAGCGCCCCAAGCGCCGCGTGCCGAGCCGCCGCCGCCCCGGATGCCCACGGTGCCAGAGGCTCGCCCCGCCGGCTGGGAGCGGCCCGTCGCGGCACCGCAAGCAGGGCAGGGTGCCACGGTGCCCGCGAGGATGCCGCCGCCCGCGGAAGCACGGCCGCCGGTGTCCCGCCCACTGGCGGCGGGGATGCTCGTGGACGCGCCGCCGCGGCAGTCACCGCCGACTTCCGGCCCCCCGCCTGGCGCGTCGAGTGGGGAGCGGCCCACGCTGGACGAGATTCGCCGCGACCTGGGGGACTGCCGCCGCTGCAAGCTGTGCACGGGGCGCAAGAACCTCGTGTTCGGCTCGGGCAACCCGCGGGCGGAGCTGGTGTTCGTGGGCGAAGGCCCGGGGGAGAACGAGGACCTGCAAGGGGTCCCCTTCGTGGGCGCGGCCGGCGAGCTGCTGACGAAGATGATTGGCGCCATGGGCTACCGCCGCGACGACGTCTACATCTGCAACGTCGTGAAGTGCCGGCCGCCGGGGAACCGCAACCCAGAGCCGGAGGAGATCGCCGCGTGTGAGCCGTTCCTGCGCGCGCAGCTCGCGGCCATCCAGCCCAAGGTGGTGGTGGCGCTGGGCAAGTTCGCGGCGCAGACGCTGCTGCGCGACAGCACGGCCATCACCCGCCTGCGTGGCAACTGGCGCACCTACGAGGGCATCCAGCTCATGCCCACCTTCCACCCGGCGTACCTCCTGCGCAGCCCCGCGGAGAAGCGCAAGGCGTGGGAGGACCTGCAAGCGGTGATGAAGGTCCTGGGGAAGCAACCTGGTTCGCGCGCGTAG
- a CDS encoding alpha/beta hydrolase, with product MNGLLESSELLSPALESNPLGDPARRKLTVYLPPGYGAGERRYPVVYFLHAFGNSGGSWTNASGFAPTVPLRLDALIESGAIPPVIGVFPDGWTSLGGSQWVNSDAIGRYRDYLTKDVVGYVDRTYRTLPKAASRAVVGHSSGGYGALVMGRYHPDLFSHVGMHAADAYFEYCYLPDLPKAAAALLKAGGVEAWHADFHARVRETKMRGDDFPVVNVLAMAAAYSPKKGEPLNLELPFDVNTGRLRLDVWNRWLVHDPVRFVPKFMDAFRKLKTVYLDCGTRDEFNIRWGTRMLAEDFKNAGVERVHEEFEDGHSGVSYRFERSLSVLVPNLAQE from the coding sequence ATGAATGGATTGCTGGAGTCGAGTGAGCTGCTGTCGCCCGCGCTGGAGTCGAACCCGCTGGGAGACCCGGCTCGCCGCAAGCTCACCGTGTACCTTCCTCCCGGCTACGGCGCGGGCGAGCGGCGCTACCCGGTCGTCTACTTCCTGCATGCCTTCGGCAACAGCGGGGGCTCGTGGACGAACGCCTCCGGCTTCGCGCCCACCGTCCCCCTGCGCCTGGACGCGCTCATCGAATCCGGCGCGATTCCGCCCGTCATCGGCGTCTTTCCGGACGGCTGGACGTCGCTGGGCGGCAGCCAGTGGGTGAACAGCGATGCGATTGGCCGGTACCGCGACTACCTGACCAAGGACGTGGTGGGGTACGTGGACCGCACCTACCGCACCCTGCCGAAGGCCGCCTCGCGCGCGGTGGTGGGGCACAGCTCCGGCGGTTATGGCGCGCTGGTGATGGGGCGCTACCACCCGGACCTGTTCTCGCACGTGGGCATGCACGCGGCGGACGCCTACTTCGAATACTGCTACCTGCCGGACCTGCCGAAGGCCGCGGCGGCGTTGCTCAAGGCGGGTGGGGTGGAGGCGTGGCACGCGGACTTCCACGCGCGCGTGCGCGAGACGAAGATGCGCGGTGACGACTTTCCGGTGGTGAACGTGCTGGCGATGGCCGCCGCGTACTCCCCGAAGAAGGGCGAGCCGCTCAACCTGGAGCTGCCCTTCGACGTGAACACGGGCCGGCTGCGCCTGGACGTGTGGAACCGCTGGTTGGTGCACGACCCGGTGCGCTTCGTGCCCAAGTTCATGGACGCGTTCCGGAAGCTCAAGACCGTCTATCTCGACTGTGGGACGCGCGACGAGTTCAACATCCGCTGGGGCACGCGGATGCTCGCCGAGGACTTCAAGAACGCGGGCGTGGAGCGCGTCCACGAGGAGTTCGAGGACGGCCACTCCGGCGTGTCCTACCGCTTCGAGCGCTCGCTGTCCGTCCTGGTGCCGAACCTGGCGCAGGAGTGA